A single Pseudomonas sp. MM223 DNA region contains:
- the dsbG gene encoding Thiol:disulfide interchange protein DsbG (*Name dsbG) — protein MRLTALLPLSLALLAAPSLQAEEPKAVQQLQAKGAVIKGSFDAPNGLRGYAAEYQNNALALYLTPDGKHVLVGSLFDEQGKDLSAEPLEKLVYAPMSKEIWAKMEKTAWIADGKADAPRKVYLFSDPNCPYCNMFWEQARPWVESGKVQLRHIMVGIIREDSPGKSAALLAAKDPAKALQEHEKAGKASKLKALEQVPEAVQQKLAANMALMEEMGLQATPAIFYQDEKGNLQSQQGAPRPEMLGKILGKR, from the coding sequence ATGCGACTGACTGCACTGCTGCCCCTGTCCCTGGCCCTGCTGGCCGCACCGTCCCTGCAAGCTGAAGAGCCAAAGGCGGTTCAGCAACTGCAAGCCAAGGGGGCTGTGATCAAAGGCAGCTTCGACGCGCCAAACGGCTTGCGCGGTTATGCCGCCGAGTACCAGAACAACGCCCTGGCCCTGTACCTCACCCCCGACGGCAAGCACGTGCTGGTCGGCAGCCTGTTCGACGAGCAAGGCAAGGACCTGAGCGCCGAGCCGCTGGAAAAACTGGTGTATGCACCGATGAGCAAGGAAATCTGGGCGAAGATGGAGAAAACCGCGTGGATCGCCGACGGCAAGGCCGATGCACCCCGCAAGGTGTACCTGTTCAGCGACCCGAACTGCCCGTATTGCAACATGTTCTGGGAACAGGCACGGCCGTGGGTAGAGTCGGGCAAGGTGCAGTTGCGTCATATCATGGTCGGCATCATCCGCGAGGACAGCCCAGGTAAATCGGCGGCGCTGCTGGCGGCAAAAGACCCGGCCAAGGCATTGCAAGAACATGAGAAGGCCGGCAAGGCCAGCAAGTTGAAGGCACTGGAACAGGTGCCAGAGGCCGTGCAACAAAAGCTGGCGGCGAACATGGCGTTGATGGAAGAGATGGGGTTGCAGGCAACCCCGGCGATTTTCTATCAGGATGAAAAAGGCAACCTGCAAAGCCAGCAAGGAGCACCGCGGCCGGAGATGCTGGGGAAGATTCTCGGCAAGCGCTGA
- the resA_2 gene encoding Thiol-disulfide oxidoreductase ResA (*Name resA_2) codes for MLTVTLGPLTMALNHLLMLTALVIASVVGWWVARRGGESPESALFNLFLIGLLCARAGFVLAYWPMYRDEPLQMIDIRDGGFLLWSGLAGIVLGALWQGWRHPGLRRPLGWALFSGALFWGLASFGGHLYSKGTELPELSLRNAGGQPVALHSYRGKPLVINIWATWCPPCRREMPVLQQAQSDYPHVTFLFVNQGETPENVSTFLATTGLSLTHVLFDGTGLLAQRVGSMALPTTLFYDADGRLVGSHLGELSRASLRHALEPFDRATAPAPAAQGN; via the coding sequence ACCATGGCCCTCAACCACCTGCTGATGCTCACCGCCCTGGTGATCGCCAGCGTGGTCGGATGGTGGGTCGCCCGGCGTGGTGGCGAAAGCCCGGAATCGGCACTGTTCAACCTGTTCCTGATCGGCCTGCTGTGCGCACGTGCCGGCTTCGTGCTGGCCTACTGGCCGATGTACCGCGATGAGCCGTTGCAGATGATCGACATCCGCGACGGCGGCTTCCTGCTGTGGTCGGGCCTGGCCGGTATCGTCCTCGGTGCCCTGTGGCAAGGCTGGCGCCACCCGGGCCTGCGCCGCCCGCTGGGCTGGGCGCTGTTCAGCGGCGCACTGTTCTGGGGCCTGGCCAGCTTCGGCGGGCACTTGTACAGCAAGGGCACCGAGCTGCCCGAACTGAGCCTGCGCAACGCTGGGGGCCAGCCGGTGGCGCTGCACAGCTACCGCGGCAAGCCATTGGTGATCAACATCTGGGCTACCTGGTGCCCGCCCTGCCGGCGCGAGATGCCAGTGCTGCAACAGGCGCAAAGCGACTACCCGCATGTGACCTTCCTGTTCGTCAACCAGGGCGAGACCCCGGAAAACGTCAGTACCTTCCTCGCCACCACCGGCCTGAGCCTGACCCACGTGCTGTTTGACGGCACCGGCCTGCTGGCCCAGCGCGTCGGCTCCATGGCCCTGCCTACCACCCTGTTCTACGACGCCGACGGGCGCCTGGTCGGCAGCCACCTGGGCGAGTTGTCCCGGGCCAGCCTGCGCCACGCCCTGGAGCCTTTCGACCGGGCCACCGCGCCCGCCCCTGCCGCACAAGGAAACTGA